The Hahella sp. HNIBRBA332 genome window below encodes:
- a CDS encoding DUF2788 domain-containing protein, with protein sequence MSVEQFENLSLVVLISVLVGFMAFIIYDLAKRSKAGKFGTFILFTALGLGVLGFVIKTVLVEVLNV encoded by the coding sequence ATGTCCGTTGAGCAGTTTGAAAATCTGAGCCTGGTGGTTTTAATTTCGGTGTTGGTCGGCTTCATGGCCTTTATTATTTACGATTTGGCGAAGCGCTCCAAAGCAGGCAAATTTGGTACTTTTATCCTGTTCACTGCATTGGGACTGGGTGTGCTGGGCTTTGTGATCAAAACCGTTCTGGTTGAAGTGTTGAACGTGTAG
- a CDS encoding LacI family DNA-binding transcriptional regulator, with translation MKKLTLKDVASELGVSTATISNAYNRPDQLSAKLRSHILKECLRLGYNGPNATAASLRRGTSGIIGVMVADRLHFNFTDPVASQFLQGVAEVFDSNGVNMFLLPTRADYYKHRSIESVPDAFIMYGRPNDESIVERILQQQKTLITVDFDLGESHASINVDNFSGARESAEHAFKRSDGEAAIIGLRLLDLNEVRRIKDAEMFGDDISISRRRLNGYLAAAEAMDRHIRPEMIWHTPDSNFQNGYQAAREALSARPRPHILLCMSDRLALAAIQASLDLGFKVPDDVKIVGFDDIPDAAHWRPSLTTVHQPSVAKGRLAAQAVLKGDTSNNRLLTAQLVVRESC, from the coding sequence GTGAAGAAATTGACCTTGAAAGATGTGGCGTCGGAGCTGGGTGTATCAACCGCGACCATATCCAACGCTTATAACCGGCCGGACCAACTATCGGCCAAGTTGAGGAGCCATATCCTCAAAGAATGTTTGCGACTGGGCTATAACGGCCCTAACGCCACAGCCGCCAGCTTACGTCGCGGCACCAGCGGCATTATTGGCGTCATGGTGGCGGACCGATTGCACTTTAACTTTACCGATCCGGTCGCAAGTCAGTTTCTGCAGGGCGTCGCCGAGGTGTTCGACAGCAACGGCGTCAACATGTTCCTGCTGCCTACCCGTGCGGATTATTACAAGCACCGCTCCATTGAATCCGTACCCGACGCATTTATCATGTACGGCCGCCCCAATGACGAAAGCATCGTAGAGCGCATTCTCCAGCAACAGAAAACGCTGATTACCGTCGACTTCGATCTTGGCGAGAGCCATGCCTCCATCAACGTGGACAATTTCAGCGGCGCCCGGGAAAGCGCGGAACACGCCTTTAAACGATCAGACGGCGAAGCGGCCATTATTGGTCTGCGCCTGCTTGACCTAAATGAGGTGCGGCGCATTAAAGACGCCGAAATGTTTGGGGATGATATATCGATTTCAAGACGCCGTCTCAACGGTTACCTCGCCGCCGCGGAGGCGATGGATCGACACATTCGGCCGGAAATGATCTGGCATACTCCCGACAGCAACTTCCAGAACGGTTATCAGGCTGCTCGCGAAGCCTTGTCCGCCCGTCCGCGTCCACACATTTTACTGTGCATGAGCGACCGTCTTGCTCTGGCCGCGATCCAGGCCAGTCTGGATCTGGGCTTCAAAGTCCCGGACGACGTTAAAATCGTTGGATTTGACGACATTCCGGACGCGGCGCACTGGCGTCCCAGCCTGACGACGGTCCACCAGCCCAGCGTCGCCAAAGGGCGTCTGGCCGCACAAGCGGTTCTGAAAGGCGACACCAGCAACAATCGATTGCTGACAGCGCAGCTGGTAGTGCGGGAATCCTGCTGA